In Apteryx mantelli isolate bAptMan1 chromosome 8, bAptMan1.hap1, whole genome shotgun sequence, the genomic window GGGCCGCTCGCCGGTGTGGACCCGCTGGTGCTCCACCATGCGGCTGGCCACGGCGAAGGCCTTCCCGCAGTCGGGGCAGGGGAACGGCGTGGCCCCTAAGTGGCTCCGCTGGTGgcggagcagggagaggggcttGTTGAAGGTGCGCCCGCACTCGGGGCAGGGGAAGGGCTTGTCGTTGCGGTGCATGTTGCGCTGGTGCTTGCGGAGGTCGGAGGAGCGCACGAAGGCCTTCCCGCACTCGGCGCACCGgtagggcttctcgcccgtgtggGTCCGGATGTGCTTGCGGTAGTCCGAGGACCAGGTGTAGGCCTTGACGCAGAAGGGGCACTTGTagggccgctcgcccgtgtgcAGCCGGCGGTGCTGCTGCAGCGTGCCCTGGTGCGAGTAGGCCTTGCCGCACAGCTCGCAGGCGTAGGGCTTGGCCCCGCTGTGCGTCTCCACGTGGCTCAGCAGGTTGCTGGATTTCTTGAAGGCCCGCCCGCACTGCAGGCACTTGTAGGGCCGCTCTTCCGCCGCGGGCCCCGGCCTGCCCCGGGTGACGCCAGCcacccctcgggcttccccgagTGCCGGGGGCCCCTCTGCGGGCTGGCTGGCCTCCATGCTCAAGAAGGCCGCGTGGCCGGAGAGGCCGTCTCCGGACGCCTCCTCGAAGTCACTCTCCAAGGTCACCGTGGTGTCCACAAAGGGTTCGGGGCCGGGCAGCCCCCGGGCACAGGGCCTGGCGCCCCTGCTTGCCACCCGGGGCAGGCGCCGTGGGCATGGCGGCTCTCCACAGCTGGGCTCACCGCCCGGGGCACGGAGGCTCACCAGCAAGTTCAGCTTCCTGGCCACACCGTTGGCATTGATGAGGGTGAAGGTCTCATAGAAGACCTCGCCTTCCCGGCGTGGCAGCTCCCCGGGCACGTTCTCCCTCGGGCTGGTGCCCCTGGGCACCAGGTCAAGTCTCTCACCGTTCTTTGGCGAGCCGTTCTCCAAACCGCTGTGGTTGCGCTCCTcggcttcctcctcctcatcagTGTTGCTGTCAGCCTCCCTCCCGCGCGGTGTGTGCAGGCTCCCCGTCCTCTCCTCCAAGCTGCCGTAGGGGTATTCCTGGTCTGGCCGGTCAGGGCACGCTGGGCTTGCCATGCTCCACATCTGCATCAGGCACGGCCTTCTCTAAGGCCCTTCTGCCACCGGGGCCCTTGATGCAAATGACCTGGGTTTTGGAACAGGAGAGGACAGACGTGAGGAGTGGAAAGCAAGCAGGCAAGTATTTTTCAGGGTAACCCCGTTTGTCTTTGGTCACACGGATTTACACTTGGATCTCATCTGCCTTTTCCTTCTTCTAATGGCTACAATGCCTGTTTGAAAGCATGGATGTTTTTTCCTGCACTTTCacaactatttttctgctttcttaaatACAGAACCACCAGGAAGCAAAATGCAGTCATGGTTAATTACAGAAGCCCTGACGATCTGCCAGGTTACAAATCCAACAGCTGTTTCTCTTGATGGCTAAGGACTGAATGTGTTACAATGCCAGGTAAGTTGTAGCAGCCTCTCCCGTTTTTGGGAGGCCCAACAGAGGAAAGAGCTGGGGATCAACTCCCTGATGTTAATGGAGAATAATGTAGTGTAAATAGTATGATCTTAATAAAGGTCACAGGCCACTCGGAGTGTTTCTAGAGAAATACAAGTAGCGAGAGGGTGAGGAATCTGGAGCTGTGACGAAGGAGGTGGGAAGGCTGCCCGCTAGGCCCCCCAGGCTGGGTCATGCAGAGCAGGTGCCCTGCATGCTGCCCACAGTGGATGTGGGCATGCCAAGCCGCCTCCTGCTCCTaggcacagaagcagcagcacaatCACATTTCTGCTCCCCTGGTTTATTGCAGAAcatctaaagagaagaaaaatcacacCCTGACCACAAGCCTGATGCAGACAGCACTCAGTGGGGGTTTGCTCACTGCCCTGATGTTGTGAGATGTGCAGAGCCCAGGAATGGAGGTTGGGCCCATCACAGTCCCCATCACCATGCTGCAAGCCTGGCGCTGTTGGGTCAGCAAGGACTCAGCGCACTGGTCAAATGGACTGATGTGCTGGAAAAAACGTCTGTTTTATTTTCACCAGTGCTCTTTGCAATTTTATGGGCAGGTCAgtgggctctgccctgctctcatgAACACTGTGTAAAATAGTCTGTGAAGGTCATGCTGCATGAGGGGTCCAGAGAGCAAAGTGCATCCTGCCCCCCACACTGCTGCAAGGCCAAGGAGGTGAGAGTTAGGTTAGGGAATTTGAGCAATCAGTTCTGAGGAaggcaaaaatatttgcaaaccccagcag contains:
- the ZNF648 gene encoding zinc finger protein 648 is translated as MASPACPDRPDQEYPYGSLEERTGSLHTPRGREADSNTDEEEEAEERNHSGLENGSPKNGERLDLVPRGTSPRENVPGELPRREGEVFYETFTLINANGVARKLNLLVSLRAPGGEPSCGEPPCPRRLPRVASRGARPCARGLPGPEPFVDTTVTLESDFEEASGDGLSGHAAFLSMEASQPAEGPPALGEARGVAGVTRGRPGPAAEERPYKCLQCGRAFKKSSNLLSHVETHSGAKPYACELCGKAYSHQGTLQQHRRLHTGERPYKCPFCVKAYTWSSDYRKHIRTHTGEKPYRCAECGKAFVRSSDLRKHQRNMHRNDKPFPCPECGRTFNKPLSLLRHQRSHLGATPFPCPDCGKAFAVASRMVEHQRVHTGERPFACAVCGKAFAKSSNLFEHQTLHTGERPYKCPKCGTAFAQSSRLARHRRTHTGERPFACARCGRAFARAATLKRHQQVHGGERAKTQLGGWQAATLPSGICSGQGGGRKTFTPSAVFPGEPLSRAELH